A single region of the Onychomys torridus chromosome 11, mOncTor1.1, whole genome shotgun sequence genome encodes:
- the LOC118593229 gene encoding LOW QUALITY PROTEIN: coiled-coil domain-containing protein 121-like (The sequence of the model RefSeq protein was modified relative to this genomic sequence to represent the inferred CDS: substituted 1 base at 1 genomic stop codon), giving the protein MDSWIWKVLAQSPRSTPLPTPHLTVLNAYLKPKLLTRLEKQEKRKTVVALKELSQQIQETKRRRERLLKDARQLLEEKHRVQAENQLFMDYLHENNEQCEKKREALWKQCAQECGEIERRRQELASRHTQRNAALGAQLLQGRKTREDLRQQLQALKTVYMVKERQDMEIQTLGKEKEKIXGETAAKDQEAHVRFLREKALMEKELQELDLMELGQISTKGLTRKYRALAQACEQAHFEFCDSLHRENQQLRKELQQLSQEYRKVEAVRIRLEKQQQLAKEEQWYLEALTRGRQRL; this is encoded by the coding sequence ATGGACTCTTGGATCTGGAAAGTGCTTGCCCAGAGCCCTAGAAGTACCCCTCTGCCCACACCACACCTTACTGTTTTAAATGCCTATCTCAAGCCAAAGTTGCTAACGAGGTTggagaaacaggagaaaaggaagacagtGGTGGCACTGAAGGAGCTGAGCCAGCAAATCCAAGAAACTAAACGCCGTCGGGAAAGGCTGCTGAAGGACGCCAGGCAGCTGCTGGAAGAAAAACACCGTGTGCAGGCTGAAAACCAGCTTTTCATGGACTACCTGCATGAAAACAACGAGCAGTGTGAAAAGAAACGGGAGGCACTGTGGAAGCAATGTGCTCAGGAGTGTGGCGAGATAGAGCGGAGGAGACAAGAACTGGCGtccagacacacccagaggaaCGCGGCCCTTGGAGCACAGCTCCTGCAGGGCAGAAAGACCCGGGAGGACTTAAGGCAGCAGCTGCAGGCACTGAAGACCGTTTACATGGTAAAGGAGAGGCAGGACATGGAAATACAGAccttggggaaggagaaagagaaaatctgaggTGAGACAGCGGCCAAGGACCAGGAGGCACACGTCCGGTTCCTTCGGGAAAAGGCcctgatggagaaggagctgcaaGAGTTGGACTTGATGGAGCTGGGACAGATCAGCACTAAGGGGCTTACGAGGAAGTACAGGGCCTTGGCGCAGGCCTGCGAGCAAGCTCATTTTGAGTTCTGTGACAGTCTCCACAGAGAGAACCAGCAGCTACGGAAGGAGCTCCAGCAACTGAGTCAGGAGTACCGTAAGGTGGAAGCTGTGAGAATCCGgttggagaagcagcagcagctggcgaAGGAGGAGCAGTGGTATCTAGAAGCCTTGACCAGAGGGCGGCAGCGGCTGTAG